From the genome of Deinococcus sp. AJ005, one region includes:
- a CDS encoding YdcF family protein, which produces MRSRGSTLSLLPLAVLALLAVGFLALPNLRVPNTDQPHPTLIVLGAAQYAGRPSPAFQRRLNHALALYRGGGVQKIVVTGGRRPGDPFSEGEVGQAYLKKHGVPASALLAEARSRTTVENLRFARTMLPPHTPITLVTDEAHAPRALALARALGMEADVSASLLSRGVSRSYLLREKVALVAYALIGIRL; this is translated from the coding sequence ATGCGCTCCAGGGGGTCCACCCTCTCTCTTCTTCCACTGGCGGTTCTGGCTCTGCTGGCCGTGGGCTTTCTGGCGCTGCCCAATCTGCGTGTCCCGAATACAGATCAGCCCCATCCCACCCTGATCGTACTAGGCGCGGCGCAATACGCAGGACGGCCCAGCCCGGCCTTCCAGCGGCGGCTGAACCACGCACTGGCGCTGTACCGGGGCGGCGGCGTGCAAAAAATCGTGGTCACGGGCGGCAGACGCCCCGGTGATCCCTTCAGCGAGGGCGAGGTGGGGCAGGCGTACCTAAAGAAACACGGCGTCCCGGCCTCTGCCCTGCTTGCCGAGGCGCGCAGCCGGACCACCGTCGAAAACCTGCGCTTTGCCCGCACCATGCTGCCGCCCCACACGCCCATCACGCTGGTCACCGACGAGGCCCACGCACCGCGCGCCCTGGCCCTGGCCCGAGCGCTGGGCATGGAAGCCGATGTCAGCGCCAGCCTGCTGAGCAGGGGCGTCAGCCGCAGTTATTTGTTGCGCGAGAAGGTGGCACTGGTGGCTTACGCGCTGATCGGCATTCGCCTGTAA
- the topA gene encoding type I DNA topoisomerase: MSKTLVIVESPAKARTIEKYLGKGYAVESSIGHIRDLPKSAADIPEKYKGLAWARLGLDIENDFQPLYVVSPEKRQHVAKLRKMAAEADEIILATDDDREGESIAWHLFQELKPKVPVKRMVFHEITKEAIQAAIASPRQIDTNLVEAQEARRALDRLYGYEVSPVLWKKVAPKLSAGRVQSVATRMLVERERERMRFISAPWWDLLITGRTADAATFPARLTDVAGQKLALGKDFDPLTGKLKPEAKVRTLSEVEAKALADGLTGQPLTVTSAEEKPFTQKPYPPFITSTLQQEGSRKLGFAATRTMRAAQRLYEGGYITYMRTDSTNLSVEAVTAARTQVSQMYGQPYLSPQPRVYAKKAKNAQEAHEAIRPAGSSFRTPDSLRGELSGDEWRLYDLIWKRTVACQMADARGRSLRVRLGGKAKTGEEVGLSASGRTIDFPGFLRAYVEGSDDPSAALEDRETPLPPLKQGERVTAETVKPEGHETQPPARYTEASLVQNMEGAGIGRPSTYASILGTIQDRGYATKKGQALVPSWTAFATSALLEHHFGNLVDYDFTAKMEEDLDDIAGGRAKRVPYLQRFYLGVNGEGMALRPLIDRQMGEIDARGIATIAVPKLEGSGIEVRVGRYGPYMQRGEDKANLPEGLAPDELNLEMAEDILSRPSGDRPLGVDEASGHPVVARAGRYGPYVTLGAENPPIRTASLFPTDDLATLTLPRALKLLSLPRLVGTSEGEEVWALNGKYGPYLKRANDSRSLTTHEELFTVTLAEAEALFLQPRFGKGRSPTPPLSTYKYEGRADIVLKSGRFGPYLTDGERNATLRKGESEDNLTAERALEILEERGKEPKAKVGKPKKAAAKTGAAKKAPAKKTATKAPASKTAAKKAPAKAPAKPTFTWAQLKPHLKVLSAQEQQLVTATRELGRKVDDVAPELGLDVKKAKGMALQASKKLNQAARGE; the protein is encoded by the coding sequence ATGTCCAAGACCCTCGTGATTGTCGAATCTCCCGCCAAGGCCCGCACCATCGAGAAGTACCTCGGAAAGGGGTATGCGGTGGAGTCTTCGATTGGGCATATCCGTGACCTGCCCAAGAGTGCGGCGGACATTCCCGAAAAGTACAAGGGGCTGGCCTGGGCGCGGCTGGGACTGGACATCGAGAACGACTTCCAGCCTCTGTATGTGGTGTCGCCTGAGAAACGCCAGCATGTCGCCAAGCTGCGGAAGATGGCTGCCGAGGCCGACGAAATTATCCTGGCAACCGATGATGACCGCGAGGGCGAGAGCATCGCGTGGCACCTGTTTCAGGAGCTGAAGCCCAAAGTTCCGGTCAAGCGCATGGTCTTTCACGAAATTACGAAGGAAGCCATTCAGGCCGCGATTGCCTCTCCGCGCCAGATCGACACCAATCTGGTGGAGGCGCAGGAAGCCCGCCGCGCGCTGGACCGCCTGTATGGCTATGAAGTCAGCCCGGTGCTGTGGAAGAAAGTGGCCCCCAAGCTGTCGGCGGGCCGTGTGCAGAGTGTGGCGACGCGAATGCTGGTGGAGCGCGAGCGCGAGCGGATGCGCTTTATCAGTGCCCCGTGGTGGGATCTGCTGATTACAGGGCGCACGGCGGATGCTGCTACCTTCCCCGCCCGCCTCACCGATGTCGCCGGGCAAAAGCTGGCGCTGGGTAAAGACTTTGACCCCCTGACCGGCAAGCTCAAGCCCGAGGCAAAAGTTCGCACGCTGTCTGAGGTGGAAGCGAAAGCACTGGCAGATGGTCTGACCGGGCAGCCGCTGACCGTCACCTCCGCCGAGGAAAAGCCGTTCACGCAAAAACCTTATCCACCTTTTATTACGTCCACCTTGCAGCAGGAGGGCAGTCGCAAACTGGGCTTCGCCGCCACCCGCACCATGCGCGCCGCCCAGCGGCTTTACGAGGGTGGTTACATCACCTACATGCGAACGGACAGCACCAATCTCAGCGTCGAAGCGGTGACCGCCGCGCGTACCCAGGTTTCGCAGATGTACGGGCAGCCGTATCTCTCGCCGCAGCCGCGCGTGTACGCCAAGAAGGCCAAGAATGCCCAGGAAGCCCACGAGGCCATCCGGCCCGCTGGCAGCAGCTTCCGCACACCGGATTCTCTGCGCGGTGAGCTGAGTGGCGACGAGTGGCGCTTGTATGACCTGATCTGGAAGCGCACCGTGGCCTGCCAGATGGCGGATGCGAGGGGCCGCAGCCTGCGCGTGCGTCTGGGCGGCAAGGCGAAAACGGGCGAGGAAGTCGGTCTCAGCGCTTCTGGTCGCACCATCGACTTTCCCGGCTTCCTTCGCGCCTATGTGGAGGGCAGCGACGATCCTAGCGCGGCGCTGGAAGACCGCGAAACGCCGCTGCCGCCGCTGAAACAGGGTGAGCGTGTGACCGCCGAGACGGTGAAGCCCGAGGGCCACGAAACCCAGCCCCCCGCCCGCTATACCGAAGCCAGTCTGGTTCAGAACATGGAAGGAGCGGGCATTGGCCGACCCAGCACGTATGCCAGCATCCTGGGCACCATCCAGGACCGGGGCTACGCCACCAAGAAGGGGCAGGCGCTGGTGCCGAGCTGGACGGCCTTCGCCACCTCTGCGCTGCTGGAACACCATTTCGGGAATCTGGTGGATTACGACTTCACCGCCAAGATGGAAGAGGATCTGGACGACATTGCTGGGGGCCGGGCCAAGCGCGTGCCGTACCTGCAACGCTTCTATCTGGGCGTCAATGGTGAGGGGATGGCCCTGCGTCCCCTGATTGACCGCCAGATGGGCGAGATCGACGCGCGCGGCATCGCCACCATCGCGGTGCCAAAGCTGGAAGGCAGCGGCATCGAGGTTCGTGTGGGGCGTTACGGCCCCTACATGCAGCGCGGCGAGGACAAGGCCAACCTGCCCGAAGGGCTTGCACCTGACGAGTTGAATCTGGAGATGGCCGAGGACATCCTGAGCCGCCCCAGCGGAGACCGCCCCCTGGGCGTGGATGAGGCCAGCGGACATCCCGTGGTGGCCCGCGCCGGACGTTATGGCCCCTACGTGACTCTGGGCGCGGAGAATCCGCCGATTCGCACTGCCAGCCTGTTTCCCACGGATGATCTGGCGACGTTGACCCTGCCACGCGCCCTGAAACTCCTGAGCCTGCCCCGGCTGGTGGGCACGTCCGAGGGCGAGGAAGTCTGGGCGTTGAACGGTAAATACGGCCCATATCTGAAGCGGGCGAACGACAGCCGCAGCCTGACCACCCACGAGGAACTGTTCACGGTGACGCTGGCTGAGGCTGAGGCGCTGTTCTTGCAACCCCGCTTTGGCAAGGGCCGCTCGCCCACGCCGCCGCTCAGCACCTACAAATACGAGGGCCGCGCCGATATCGTTCTCAAGTCCGGGCGCTTTGGCCCCTACTTGACCGACGGTGAGCGCAACGCCACCCTCCGTAAGGGCGAATCCGAGGACAACCTGACCGCCGAACGCGCCCTGGAAATTCTGGAGGAACGCGGCAAGGAACCCAAGGCGAAGGTGGGCAAGCCGAAGAAGGCGGCGGCGAAGACAGGGGCAGCGAAGAAAGCTCCTGCTAAAAAGACAGCCACCAAAGCACCTGCCTCGAAAACGGCGGCCAAGAAAGCGCCTGCAAAAGCCCCGGCCAAGCCCACCTTTACCTGGGCGCAACTCAAGCCCCATCTGAAGGTGCTGTCCGCACAGGAACAGCAACTGGTCACCGCCACCCGCGAACTGGGCCGCAAGGTGGACGACGTGGCCCCCGAACTGGGACTGGACGTGAAAAAGGCCAAGGGCATGGCCCTGCAAGCCAGCAAGAAACTGAATCAGGCGGCGCGCGGAGAGTAG